A stretch of DNA from Triticum dicoccoides isolate Atlit2015 ecotype Zavitan chromosome 2A, WEW_v2.0, whole genome shotgun sequence:
ACATATTCAACAACTCTTAATTTTAATAGAAGTGGTGCTCATATCTAAGTTACTTTTTATCATGGTCCAAATGAAACATCGATATAAACCATATAAGCAAAACCATTTCGTTTTCTAAGAGTTATAAAGAGAAGGAAATGGCTACCCTGTtacaatccatcatctcatcatggAACAAAGAATAAAACAAATTAGATGCCTACACCGGATAGTATGCACGTTGACTATACCAAATCATTAAAGACTATTTTTTTTGAAAGGATGAATAAGAAAAACAATACACCAGTGTGAAAAACAGAACACATGTGTAGTTGGAGAAAATCTAGCGTTACATAATAATtgaatactccctctataaactaatagAAGATCTTTTATAACActaaagtagtcatctaaatgatcttatattagtttacagaggaagtagtTGCTAAGAAGTTTCAGGTTTATTAATCACACAACTAAGCCTGCCTTCATAAATTGTCCTCCACCAAAATACTCTTGCTTTAGGAGATTAAAAAGGATAGATGTCAATCAGTGGTGATCCTGCCCGGACTGCAAGATACACTACCTAATTATTATGGTGCTAAGCTGATTTCCATGCAATGGTCTCAGTTCTTATAATCCTCTAATCTTCAAGTAAAAAATAATAATGCATACATAGTACTGATGTGAGCAAATGTCTCCGTGCCAGCGCCCTCCATGGGGATAATCTTGCACACGAGGTCACCTCAAGCAATGTATTGCCACCAACATAACTGAAGCACTTATTCATAGCTTTAGTTATGAGATATGCCGTTAGCTGAGATAGAAATCACAAATAGGTCAGATCACAATCTAAAGAATATAATCTTATCCAAGAAAATAGTCATCAGCAGCAAAGCTTTATTTAGTTCTTTACTAAGAAAGCAAACTTACAAATTACAGCCCAAACAGATAAATAAATGGTTCAGAATAAGCACAGGTCAAGGTACTTACAGTGAGTGGAGCACAACGAGCTAGACGTCGTTCCAGCGAGATTGACAGGGTCGGCAATTTTGATTTGCAAGTTTCGACCGAGGGGCTTTATGGCACAGAAGAAGGGCGAGCACTCTGTGACAGCAAGCTGCGTCAGTTCTCCAACCTGGCAAATCACAACTGCTACTCTGTTCTGCTGTTTGTGTTGGATGACGAAGGGGCGAAGACTCGGACGTGGTGGGCATGGACTGCAGCACAAATTCGACAGCCAACATTGATGGGACCACATCTCTGAAGGAAACAAATTCACAAGGTCAAGTTGTAACTCGACAGAAGTGAACATAAGAGAAAACAAAACATGTAGACATTAAAATTGATTAATTTGTATTCTGTCTTGTATCACTTTGGCCATCACTTTAAAACGATTTCCCTTCGACCATAGTAGTACTTGACTTCAAAGAACTGACACTAATACAATCGGATCTATGTAGTCTGGACGAACGCCAACACATTTAATTATTTGTTTAACATCTAATTGAGATAAATTTAATTTAGACCTAGAGATCAAATAAGATTAATTAGAGCGCCGAGTGCGCACAACACCAGCAATCCTCCTCCAAAACCATGACCCAAATGgtcagaattttattgctttttcctcCTCATTCTGGCAATCATTCAGATTTCTTTCAGAATTAATGATCACAGGGGATTCATTCAGAATTATTCAGATTTCTTTCATAATTAATGACCCCAGGAGATCACAGAAGAAAAACATATGTACATCATTTCTGTAATATACATGAAAGGCAAAAGTTCAGAATGATACAGCTGTATCTTATTTACCTTGTAAGAAAATGGAGTATCATCTCAAATAATACCCTGAAACCATTGCCATGTCAGGAATGGCAGTCCAGTAAGAATTAGAGCATTATGTATAGAAAGCTTTGAACATTGAATTGGGCCAGAAATGGCAAACTAACCAATATGCCCACGCAATGCCGCTCCGACCACGGCCTCTCCTGCCCCACATCCATGTTATGCTCCCCATTGTTTCTCTCCTTCCCCTGACTTTAGCGAGCCCGCCGAGATTGCCACGCTCATCATCTTGTGAATCATTTTGATCCAAGAATCAAGATCACAGATCAATTATCATAGACATTATATACGACATACCAAATGTTGCTATAAACCATCAGAAAGACCATAGAAATAAAGTACTATCTCAAGGGAAATATCTTTAAAACTGACTGGAAAATCTTTAAAACTGAACCGTACAAACAAACGAATATAGCTCCTCCGCACTTCATGGCAGAGAGGGGCTAGCACAAGGGACGgtcaggaggaggagggaggcgcagAGGAGAATTGGCCGCTCGGGCCGGAGAGAAGGGGAGCGAGAGCGACAGCTACGCCAGAgatgcgagggagagagagagacgtgggggaGGGTGAGAAAACCCTAGCCGTCTCACCCGATTGGGGATGAGGCTGCGAACCAGGGAAAGCCATCTGGCGTCGGGTACGCGAAAAGTCAAAAATGCCCTCGGCGGGAGACGAGTATTTCGGCGGTGGCACGGGATATTTTGCCTCTGGAGAACGCCGACGGGCCAGACAGAACACGCGCCAGCCACCGCAAATGACACTCTGGGCCCACCAGTGACAGACCCCACTCGTCAGCGGGAACCGGACAAAATAGCGGAGTAAGCAAAAGCGTGTGGGAAGCGAAACTATTCATTCCTATAGTGCTACTCCCAGATCCGACGGCAGAGTACGTCCGATGGCTTGATCCGGCGGCCGAAATGCCATCAAGCGAACGCAACGGACGGCCGGATTCGTCTGAGCTCTAAGGAGGCTTGTAGGAACATCCTTCTCTTATCTTTTGATGGAATGTGTTTGTGTTCCTTTCCAAAAAAAAAAACGTAAACgtccgccgccccctccccccgtgTTCGTTTAGTAGAAACCCTAACTtaaagtgcggcggcggcggcggcgagcatacCAGGCGGCAGGCCTGGTTAGCAATCTCAGGCCCCCAAAAAGGAGAGATCGATGGCGGCTGGAGGCGAGGCGCTGACGCCTCGCGAGTCGGCGATGGAAGAGATGGATCCGCAGCCCGGCGTTTTTTCCGAAGCAGAGATCCTGAGGATGGAGATTGCGTCCCTGGTGAGCTTGCTCAGGGAGAAGCAGTCTGACGTTCTTTCGCTGGATCCTGAGACCGTGAGGAAACTCACGTCCCTGACGAGCGAGATGGCGTGCCAGAAGTCGGCAAGGGAGCGGCAAGCCTTGGTGGTTCCGGAGGTCAAACGCACAGCGCCGCGGAGCAAGATCTCCAGGAGTATATACGATTGTACCTGCAATGCTGGTAAACAGATGGCTGGCCAATGTGCTGAGGACCAGAGGACCAAGGAGTGTGTGGAGATGACTCATCAGGTGGAGCACCAGAGGAGCAAGGAAGAGGCGGATGAATCTGTGACAGATTTTGCAATGGACCTTTGCAAATCAAACATGGAGACGCACCACATGGCTGCTGATAGCCAGACGACAGATGACAAAGAGGAACATTTTGTGGCAGCAGATCTGATAAGTGGTCTTTCCGACCAGATGACTGTGCGCTGTTATGAGAACCAGAGTGCTGTGGAGTGCCTGGAGATGACTGATCTCACGGTGGGCAAAGGCCAATCAAGCACGGAGACGCCTGCGTTGAGGATGATGGACCAAGGAAAATCAAGCAGTGAAGGCGAATCAAGTAACGAAGGCAAATCAAGCACGGAGACGTGTGCCCTGGCGTCGAGGATGATGGACCAAGGCAACTCAAGTAGTGAAGGCCAATCAAGCACGGAGACGCGTGCGTTTAGGATGATGGACCATGGAAAATCAAGTAGTGAAGGCCAATCAAGCACGGAGATGCAAGTCCAATCAAGTAATGAAAGCAAATCAAGCACGGAGACGCATGCCTCGAGGATGATGGACCAAGGCAAAAAATCAAGCTTTAGGATGGTGCTGGATTGCGATGAGAATGGTATGCCCAACTGGTGCAAATATTACGAGATGCTCGAATGtgaggatgtggaggaggaagatgaggagatgaCTCCGGAGGGTGTAAGGATGTATAACAAATTCCGTAAGGAGCTATTAGAGATGGAAGCTGGCTTACGCAAGGACCGGGAACAGGATCAAaaggacgcgctgaggtgggagcgGGATCAAATTGACACACCGAGCTGTTACACAATGGACCCGATCCCCTTCTCACTTCAGgacgaggcggaggagacggaattCACAAAATCAGAcacggaggaga
This window harbors:
- the LOC119359679 gene encoding uncharacterized protein LOC119359679, producing the protein MEIASLVSLLREKQSDVLSLDPETVRKLTSLTSEMACQKSARERQALVVPEVKRTAPRSKISRSIYDCTCNAGKQMAGQCAEDQRTKECVEMTHQVEHQRSKEEADESVTDFAMDLCKSNMETHHMAADSQTTDDKEEHFVAADLISGLSDQMTVRCYENQSAVECLEMTDLTVGKGQSSTETPALRMMDQGKSSSEGESSNEGKSSTETCALASRMMDQGNSSSEGQSSTETRAFRMMDHGKSSSEGQSSTEMQVQSSNESKSSTETHASRMMDQGKKSSFRMVLDCDENGMPNWCKYYEMLECEDVEEEDEEMTPEGVRMYNKFRKELLEMEAGLRKDREQDQKDALRWERDQIDTPSCYTMDPIPFSLQDEAEETEFTKSDTEEMEMADKLFALGRKGWESAWGDDCGNFEDSTVLSPMHFTHCTPGLIPYAARTVSTLQIYSVKIVGTDGKLKLPLHVYGIVAARDAVDYNRNILFSRRRENCQKLTPEDHFLRLTGPSRAIVAVDDVDFEVQLKVKGSSRSRDRALMSHCFTYAGGYHEGLHTTFSSNSFCTVEFSYERLTETVQATILSARVVEGAPWPFEYGGRIMCSSPPRKVTDSLSRQVVLVDSRHSDGGGEMPMGLDGFLDLSRHVVSVELEESLQIVVQAYSQSGDAIARQGSVRFRTKYCNISRAICEIGDSKVEITVAWSQLAKHKRDILLEGHV